In Shewanella glacialimarina, the genomic stretch CATTACAGAGGTAAAGTGTAAGATGCATCACCTATAGTGACTAGCTGATAGCGACTACCAGATAGTGACTAAAAGTCGATAAAAATGCTTTAAAGGATACAATCTTGAATTTAAAGAACGTTCAAACTGCAATAAAAGGAAAAACAGCAAGTTACAGCTGTAAAAATTGCGATCGTCTGACTGAAATTGAAGGCGAGATGGTGTGTTTTGAACAAGGAAAAATTATTAGGCTTGTTCCATTAACAGAACCCGATACCTTAATAAAACTGGTTTGTATTGGTTGGAAAAAAAAATAGCTCTATTGATAACTCCTAAGCACTATTGGTAACTACTAAGCACTATTGGTAACTACTAAGCACTATTGGTAACTACTAAGCACTATTGGTAACTACTAAATATTTCAGCACTCATTCTCCAACTAAAGCCTTAAGTCGAGCTTCTCTAAATACAAACCTATATCAGTAAATCCTTATTTTCAGATTGCTTAATAATTTTCTTGTCCATTTCATTAATAGACTGCTTCGCTAATGTCACCCCACGTGTTGTCACTCTTAATCCTGCACACAATTCATTATAAACACGGTTAATTTCATCATCTGATAATTCACGCGCTTTTAACATAGCAACAATAGCAAACCAATCTGTACTCACTTGGTGTTGAGTACCTTCTAAGGCTGCGATTAAAAGAATATTCTGCATCAGCCACCTCCATATGTTATAAGCATTTTAACACTAGCATTTAAAAAATAGCACTTGAGACATGCTGTCAAACCATCCAAATCTAGTGTGCGGCTTTTTAATAAACAACCCATAATCCTGTTAAATAGTTGAGTTAATTATACTCAAACACTATTAATAAACACTAGTTATACCTTGTTTCTTGCAACAGGTTAACAATTCAACTTAACCTCACTAGGGTTATGAAATACGTTCAATTTGCTAAATCTAACACGTTTAACCTATTTCATAGCAAACTTGTTAATTGTTTTGAACACAAAGCACATTATCACCTAAATAGCTGGTTTTCCGTAAGTTAATACAACGAAAAAACAAATGTAAGCCAATGTTTAATACGGTTTACATCATGAAAAGAGGTTGTTTAAGTTTGTTCATTCTGAATAGTCCATAAGTGTGCATACAAGCCTTTGTTATTGATCAATTCCGCGTGGGTGCCTGTTTCAACTATTTGCCCTTTGCTTAGTACGACTATCATATCAGCATCGATAATTGTTGATAAACGATGTGCTACCACTAGACTTGTATGACCTTTAGCTGCATCACGTAGAGCGTTTAAAATGGCTTTTTCAGAGCGGCTATCCAAGGATGATGTTGCTTCATCGAATACTAAAAAGGGCGCAGATTTTAATACTGCGCGTGCGATAGAGACCCGTTGTTTTTCCCCACCAGATAACTTTAATCCACGCTCACCAACTTTGGTTTGCCATTGCTTAGGGAGCACATTAATAAACTCACTCAAATGAGCGAGTTCAGCGGCTTGCTCTATCTCAACTTGGGTTGCATTGGGTCTACCGTAGCGAATATTTTCAAATAAAGAATCATTAAATAACACTGTATCTTGGGGAACAATCGCAATGGCTCGCCTTAATGCTTGTTGAGTCATATCGCGAATATCGACGTCATTTATGGTAATACGGCCATTATTAACATCGTAAAAGCGGAACAGTAATTTAATCAAGGTCGATTTACCGGCCCCACTGTCACCAACCACAGCCACTTTTTTACCTAGAGGAACTTCAAAACTAACATTATTTAATATTTGCCTTTCATCATATTGAAAACTAACATTCTCAAACTTAATCGTGCCGAGCTCAGGAGGTTGATCACTGGCGTGTTCCCTATCAACTACAGTAGGTTGTTTATCCAAAATATCAAACATACGCTCAATATTAGCCAGTGCACCTCGGATCTCTCTGTAAACAAAGCCTAAAAAATTAAGTGGAATAAATAGCTGCATCATAAAGGCGTTAATCAGTACAAAGTCGCCAATTGTCATGGTTTTTTCAGTCACCTCGACAGCAGCAAGCCACATCATTGCTGTCATCGCAATGGCTATAATCGACGCCTGTCCAGCATTTAGCGCAAATAATGATAAACGGTTGTTTCGCTTTGCGACTTCCCATTCACAAAGAGCAGAGTCATAACGCGCGGCCTCATGGGCTTCATTATTGAAATATTTAACTGTTTCATAATTCAATAAACTATCAATAGCACGGGTGTTAGATAAAGAATCTGCCCTAGCGGCTTCTCGTACAAATTCAGTACGCCACTCAGTCGCCATAACCGAATAGCCAATATAAGCAACTACAGAAACAAGTGTGATTAACGCAAAGCTAATGCCATATTGATAGAAAAAAATACCAATCACTAAGGTGATTTCCAGCAAGGTCGGTACAATATTAAATACCATAAAACGCATTAAAAAGCTTACACCGCTTGTACCACGTTCAATATCCCTGGATAAACCACCGGTTCTACGATCTAAATGAAAATCTAAATCTAATCGATGCAAATGTTCAAATACAGCCAAACCTAATCGCCGCATGGCTCTTTCTGTTACTCGGCCAAAAAGCGTGTCACGAATTTCACCGATCACCACATTAAGGAACCTGATCGCACCATATGCGAGCACTAATGCTATAGGTGTGGCGACAATGACATTTGCTGCTGAAGTATTACTATCAAGCGTATCGACTAACTCTTTTAAAATAAACGGTAAACCCACGCTAGCCAACTTCGCCACAACCAAGCAGGTCATAGCTAAAAAAATACGCCCCTTGAACTCTAATAGGTAAGGCCAAAGCATACCTAATACTGTCCAATTAAGTTTACCTACAGGTCCTTCAAAATAAGCGGATGGCCGCATAAATAGCTCCAGTTAATCAAGGGCGATAAATATTGTGATAGAGACGATTTCCTCTGTGGATATGATAACACCGCACTCACAGCAATGATGTTAACAAATGCAAAATTAGTCCTATAAGAATAATCTGCATAATTTAAAATAATCAGAAACAATCTCAAACGAAAGCAGCATGGCACTATTAAATCGATTAAAGCAGTACTTTTAACCTACTAAATTAAATTAAAGCACTCCAAAAATACTAGTTAATTGAAAATAAATTGCCTTTTAGCGGTTTTTAACTCGAATAAGAGTTATTTCTAAGATCAGAATTTGCTACTCTTTAACCGTACTAGGTTACCCAAAAGAATTAGCACAATAAGCTAATGAGTAAGTGGAGTAATCGTTAATTGAATATGATTGGTAGGAAGCTTTATGCTAGACAGTGAGAATATAAAATACCCTCCACTACAGTTAATTCAAACATGGGTTTGGATGATGATAGAGTCAGATAACCCTGAATTACAAGACAAAGGGCGTAACAATCTCATTTTAGCATTTGGAACACTTGCCAAAGCTAATGAGTATTTGACACAAAGCGTTAAAAAATAAGGCGCGTAAGGCGCCATATTTATTAAACTCTATATTAAATATTTTTTTAGCCTCTTCGTTTTATTACGCTGTTGCTAAGCGTGGCTAAAAGCGATTCGGTATCTTGCCACCCTATACATGCGTCGGTGACACTTTGGCCGTAACATGCAACTTTTCCATCAACGATATCCTGGCGTCCTTCAACTAGATGGCTTTCAACCATCACACCAAAAATACCCTGATTACCTGCCGCAATCTGAGCTGCTACATCTTCAGCAACTAGCATCTGACGTTTATAATCCTTAGCACTATTGGCATGGCTAAAGTCGATCATAATATTGTCAGCTAATTGAGACGAGATAAGTTGTGATTGGATTTTACTGACATCTTCTGCGCTGTAGTTAGGCTTTTTACCTCCGCGTAAAATGATATGACAGTCAGGATTTCCTTTGGTAGATACAATCGCCGAATGACCAAACTTGGTAACAGATAAAAAATGATGCGGTGCATTAGCTGCTCCAATCGCATCTATGGCCACTTTTATGGTGCCATCAGTACCATTTTTAAAGCCGACTGGGCATGACAATCCTGATGCCAGCTCACGGTGGACTTGAGATTCTGTCGTACGTGCGCCAATAGCGCCCCAACACATCATATCAGCCACATATTGCGGTGTGATCATATCTAAATATTCACCGGCAGTGGGAATACCAAGATCATTTAAATCAACAAGCAGTTTTCGTGCAGTGCGTAGTCCATCATTCAATTTAAAGCTGTTATCCATAAAAGGATCATTAATGAGCCCCTTCCAACCAACGGTTGTCCGTGGTTTTTCAAAATACACTCGCATAACCACTTCAAGCTCATCAGCATATTTTTCACGCATAGTAGCTAAACGTTGGCCGTATTCAAGTGCAGCTTTAGTGTCATGAATTGAACAGGGCCCTATCACCACGAGTAAGCGGTCATCTTTTCTAGCCAAGATATTATGAATACTATTGCGCGCAGTAAATACCGTTTCAGATGCATTTTCAGATGCCGGAAATCGCTCTAAAATGGCTATAGGGGGAAGTAACTCTTTGACTTCATTGATGCGCACATCATCATTTTGATAATACATATAATACAACTCCGGCTTGCAGGCTAAATTTCAATCGTTTTGCAAAAAATTGTCCCAAATGAATGGTATTTACATAAACATGACATTAAAATTTACCCACTATCCATCAACAAATCAATAAACTATTCAAATATAAAAATATTGTTTTTATACCATTGTTTATATTAAAGATATAATTTACTTCATCTCATTTTTAGATTTGTTAATCTCATCAAAAAATAACACCATAAAATATCTTCTGCAGGATCATAATGAGCTTGTTATACTCCAGTCACATCTGAATAATAGTTACTCAATGAACTTTACAGGTAACGATGCAGTTTTATAAGGTGAAATAATTTGAGATTACCAAGTCGCGCCCTTAAACCGCACAGTAAACTAAACCATTATTGGTCTTTAATCTGTTTGTTTAGTCTCATGCTAATATCTCCCGCACTTTGCTCAACAGAATTGGCCTATACTGGCGAAGAGCTTACTGATGTTAGCTTGGCTGGTGTCGATGCAGCAGAACCTAGATCAAACAATATACCAATTACTTTTACAACCAGTAGCAGTATTGAGCCTTACTTTTTTGTCGATAAAAAAGGCGGGCTACAATATAACTTGTTAGCTTCAGCATTTCAGATTAGTCACCTAGAATTGGGTAGTATTACTTATGCGACGAACTTACGGGCATTGAGATTAGTTAAAACCAAACAGGTGGATTGCATTATTAACGCCCCTGCCACTGATGATGGCTTATTTCTGACTCAAAGTTTAATCGAATATCAAAATAGCCTGTTTTATTTAACCAAGAACAAACTCAAAATCGACACCATTAGCGATCTCAAAAAATACTCTTTGATCAGTTTCCAAAATGCCAGTCAATATTTGGGGGATGAATTTATCGAAGTATCAAAACAGCACCAAGATTATACTGAAATTGCTAGCCAACAAAGTCAGGTGCTAATGTAATTTGGCGAGCATACACAAATGGTTATTTTAGAGCAGCGTATTTTTGATTATTACCGTCATAAAATCCGACACAAAATCAAACACCCTTACGAAGTCACTCAGGTAATCCTGTTCGACTCTGCACCTCGCTATATTGCTTGTCATGATCAACAAACTGCCATTTTAGTTGATGAGGCAATATCCCAACTAAAACAAAGTAACCTGTACCAACAAATATTGCTTGATGCGGAGCAAGGTAAATATAACACTCAGTATGTTGAGCACTAACATCCGGGTCTAAAGCGACTCAATACAACTTGAGCACAACTTTTTTATGCTCAAATTATATTATTACCAACTTTTCATTGCCTGCAGCTTATTTTGATATCGACGTTTATCATCGACATCCCCCGTTAATGCCAATGCTTTTTGCATATTCTTTTGCGCTAAACCTCGTTCACCCGTGGCCCAATAAGTCTTTGATAGGCCGAAGTAGAACTCATGCCGATAATCTGCCTTTTCGAGTGCTCTTTTATACCACACCACCGCCTCTTGGTAATGCTGTTCAAAATAGGCTTGCTGCGCCATATCATAATAATAAAACGGGTTGTTGATTCTCTGTAACTCCAGAATTTTATGTACAGCCGCCCATTCATCTAACCTATCTTGCTCACCCAGAATCAAGGCTAAATTAAATAAAGTCGTCATGTCTTGATTATCGACCGACAACGCAGCTTGATATGCTTGTTCAGCCTTTTCATCGTCGCCCTTATGTCGATATATCACTGCGAGTGTATTGATACTGGCTACAAACTTAGGATCCATTCTAATCGCTTGTTTAATCAAGGCATAAGCTAAGTCATACTTTTGCTCCACCAATGCTTCGGCGGCAATATTGTTGTAATACATTGCGGTTAAGGTTTGTTTATTGACCCGTTTTTGACCAAAACCACGTACAGACCTTTCAGGTAGAAAATCAACTAATATCTTGCTGTCACGAAATGAAACAGTATTAGCATCAGTAGTGGCGACTAAGAATAAATTCACATGGCCATTTACAAGATAAAATCCGCCTCGCCTATCCCAAACAGGCTCAACATCAATATCTTGAAATTCTACAGGTATATTAAACACATCCGCTAATGCGGCTGATAATACCACCAGCGACATACAGTTGCCTTGCCGATTAATGGCCGTTTCACTGGCAGGGCGTGTGTAATGGTCTCGGTATTCAAAGCCACCATTTTGCGCTCCAATATATTGGGCCAGCCACTGGTGAATAGGCATTTTCCGATGTTTAGTGGCATTATCTCTTGAATAAATTTGCTTTATTTGGGCGACATAAGACAAAGGTAAGCTATAAATTTGCTCAGGTGAGATGATATCAGTTGTGGTAAATAGCTCGTCATAGAATAGTGATTCCACATCAATAGGCTCTACTGAAGCAGGCGTAGACTGACAGCCAGACAGTGGCCACAAGAGTGCAAACATTACCAATATAGGTAACACTCTTTGCTTAAGTTGATGTAAACCAGTAATAGGATTGACGTACTGTTGAAAGGTAATAGACCACATAACCCAACCCTCTTAATCGAAATAAGAATAAGATAAGTTTAGTCAAGTAAACCCTTTTCAGCCAAAAAGACGTGAATTTAACAACGGGCATCAATCAGTTCAACTCAGATTCACAGAGTACTATTTAGGTTGTGCTGGATGCTTAGGCGGATCTATTTTAATAAATAACTCTTTATTTTGATAGTCATACGGACGATAAGCAAAGCCATTACAGCTAAAATATCGATACGGCAAAGCAAATGGAATACAGCCCACTGGCAGGGCCTGTAAAATTTCAATTTGCTGCTGCATTCTGAGTGCCTCTTGCCATTCGAACTCTTTAGCAATTTGATCGCGAACGGCAAAAGCATCAAATTGTTCAGATGACTTTCTTACCACAACTTGCCCAGCACTAAGCGAATAACTGACCATTAAACTTATCGCGATTAGCGTAAAAGTCATAAAGTGATTGAAGGTATTCATAGGCCGTCTCAAATGATGTCATAAACAATAAATCTAGCACATAAAAAAACAGAGCCCTAAAGGACTCTGCTTAAATATTACGACACTTGTAAAATTAGCTACCGTTTTTTACGCTAACAAACTCAGGATAAGCGTCAATACCACAGTCAGATGCATCCATACCGACATACTCTTCCTCTTCACTAACACGAATACCCATAGTCACTTTGAGAACAAACCAGACTAGAAGTGACGCTGTGAATACCCAGCCAAAGATAACTGCTGCACCGAATAACTGCGATCCAAAACTTGCATCAGCATTTGATAATGGCACTAGCATCAGCCCTAATAGACCTGCTACACCATGAACTGAGATTGCGCCCACTGGATCGTCAATTTTGATACGGTCAAAACCAATAATCGAGAAAATAACCACACCACCTGCAACCAAACCAATGACACCTGCCATAACAAGTGAAGGCGATAATGGATCTGCCGTAATTGCCACAAGACCTGCTAAAGCACCGTTTAATATCATGGTTAAGTCAGCTTTACCCCACACCACTTTACACACAATCAAGGCTGCTATAGCACCGAATGCGGCGGCAGAGTTAGTGTTGACGAAAACCTTAGCCACGGCTGACGCATTTTCAGCATCAGACACCAATAACTGTGAGCCACCGTTAAAGCCAAACCAGCCCATCCACAGAATAAACATACCTAAAGTTGCCATTGGTAAGTTA encodes the following:
- a CDS encoding ABCB family ABC transporter ATP-binding protein/permease; amino-acid sequence: MRPSAYFEGPVGKLNWTVLGMLWPYLLEFKGRIFLAMTCLVVAKLASVGLPFILKELVDTLDSNTSAANVIVATPIALVLAYGAIRFLNVVIGEIRDTLFGRVTERAMRRLGLAVFEHLHRLDLDFHLDRRTGGLSRDIERGTSGVSFLMRFMVFNIVPTLLEITLVIGIFFYQYGISFALITLVSVVAYIGYSVMATEWRTEFVREAARADSLSNTRAIDSLLNYETVKYFNNEAHEAARYDSALCEWEVAKRNNRLSLFALNAGQASIIAIAMTAMMWLAAVEVTEKTMTIGDFVLINAFMMQLFIPLNFLGFVYREIRGALANIERMFDILDKQPTVVDREHASDQPPELGTIKFENVSFQYDERQILNNVSFEVPLGKKVAVVGDSGAGKSTLIKLLFRFYDVNNGRITINDVDIRDMTQQALRRAIAIVPQDTVLFNDSLFENIRYGRPNATQVEIEQAAELAHLSEFINVLPKQWQTKVGERGLKLSGGEKQRVSIARAVLKSAPFLVFDEATSSLDSRSEKAILNALRDAAKGHTSLVVAHRLSTIIDADMIVVLSKGQIVETGTHAELINNKGLYAHLWTIQNEQT
- the aroG gene encoding 3-deoxy-7-phosphoheptulonate synthase AroG, which translates into the protein MYYQNDDVRINEVKELLPPIAILERFPASENASETVFTARNSIHNILARKDDRLLVVIGPCSIHDTKAALEYGQRLATMREKYADELEVVMRVYFEKPRTTVGWKGLINDPFMDNSFKLNDGLRTARKLLVDLNDLGIPTAGEYLDMITPQYVADMMCWGAIGARTTESQVHRELASGLSCPVGFKNGTDGTIKVAIDAIGAANAPHHFLSVTKFGHSAIVSTKGNPDCHIILRGGKKPNYSAEDVSKIQSQLISSQLADNIMIDFSHANSAKDYKRQMLVAEDVAAQIAAGNQGIFGVMVESHLVEGRQDIVDGKVACYGQSVTDACIGWQDTESLLATLSNSVIKRRG
- a CDS encoding tetratricopeptide repeat protein produces the protein MWSITFQQYVNPITGLHQLKQRVLPILVMFALLWPLSGCQSTPASVEPIDVESLFYDELFTTTDIISPEQIYSLPLSYVAQIKQIYSRDNATKHRKMPIHQWLAQYIGAQNGGFEYRDHYTRPASETAINRQGNCMSLVVLSAALADVFNIPVEFQDIDVEPVWDRRGGFYLVNGHVNLFLVATTDANTVSFRDSKILVDFLPERSVRGFGQKRVNKQTLTAMYYNNIAAEALVEQKYDLAYALIKQAIRMDPKFVASINTLAVIYRHKGDDEKAEQAYQAALSVDNQDMTTLFNLALILGEQDRLDEWAAVHKILELQRINNPFYYYDMAQQAYFEQHYQEAVVWYKRALEKADYRHEFYFGLSKTYWATGERGLAQKNMQKALALTGDVDDKRRYQNKLQAMKSW
- a CDS encoding ammonium transporter; this encodes MEELAKLGLTVSELRFALDTFYFLISGALVMWMAAGFAMLEAGLVRSKNTTEILTKNVCLYAIACVTYLLVGYNIMYVDNAEGGIIPSFGALIGSQAADADHALESDFFFQVVFVATAMSIVSGAVAERMKLWAFLAFSVFMTAIIYPVEGYWTWGGGFLSEAGFVDFAGSGIVHMAGAAAAVAGVLLLGARKGKYGANGQVNPIPGSNLPMATLGMFILWMGWFGFNGGSQLLVSDAENASAVAKVFVNTNSAAAFGAIAALIVCKVVWGKADLTMILNGALAGLVAITADPLSPSLVMAGVIGLVAGGVVIFSIIGFDRIKIDDPVGAISVHGVAGLLGLMLVPLSNADASFGSQLFGAAVIFGWVFTASLLVWFVLKVTMGIRVSEEEEYVGMDASDCGIDAYPEFVSVKNGS